The stretch of DNA GCAGTGACAGTATTTTGACAAGAGGTTACTCATCCTTCATGGTTGTTTTTGGTGCCGTTTATAGGCTATTTGAGTAAGGCGGTTTAACTATTCAATACTGTTCGCCATGACATCATAAAATAGCCAACAAGCTCGGCCCTCGGGTTGCTTTAATGCTTCTCTTCTTTGACACAAGTGAACTGTTATTAACGCTTTACCTTGTACTACAACTATTATTCTTTATGATAAATAACCGAACAAAAACAAAGCTCGAAAGTATCACAGCCCCCTAGGAGCGAATTACACGTATGGAACACAGCTTTTTGATCCAAATATTGCTTATGCTGGTTGTAGCAATTGTCTCTATCGCCATCCTTAGGCGTGCTGGGTTGCCTGCCATTTTGGCCTATTTGGTGACGGGGATTATTAGTGGTCCAAGCGGGTTTCATTGGTTTTCACAACATCAAATGCAATCAGTGGCAGAACTCGGTGTGGTGTTATTGATGTTTAGTTTAGGTCTGGAGTTTTCAGTCCCTCGACTATGGGCGATGCGTAGAACCGTATTTGGCTTGGGTAGCGCTCAAGTTATAGTGACGGCAGCATTGAGTATAGTCATTGCTTTATTGTGTAATTTGAGTGTGACCGAATCTATAGTCGTAGGCTCTGCTATTGCGTTATCTTCAACTGCGATAGTATTGAAACTGCTCAATGAGCAAGGGTGGCTGCGGCGCCGTCATGGTGAGCTTTCTGTCAGTGTGCTGTTGTTTCAAGATATCGCCGTAGTACCTTTGTTGATTTTATTGCCGCTCTTAGCCAGCGATGGTGCGCCATTACTGTTGACTGATGTCGCCTACGCGTTGTTAAAAGGTATTTTGGCCTTTATTGCTTTAATGGCCTTTGGCAAATGGGCTTTGCCAAGACTATTTGATGAAGTGGCGCGCTCTCGTTCAAACGAATTGTTTGTGTTATCTACTCTTGTAGTGGCATTAGTTACTGGCGCCATTACCCAGTGGTTAGGTTTATCGATGGCACTAGGCGCCTTTATGGCCGGTATGTTGTTGGGTGAAAGCCAGTACCGTCGGCAGCTAGAAGCCGATATTCGCCCTTTTAGAGATCTGCTGATGGGACTGTTTTTTATCTCAATCGGTATGTTACTCGACTTCCAGCTTGTGGCGCAGTTTTGGTGGCAGATCATTTTATTGCTTATTACTGTGATTTTAGGCAAAGCCTTAGTCGTCTTTGCACTGTTAAAGCTCGCTAAAGAGTCATTTCGAGTCTCAGTGTCGACCGCGCTGAGTCTAGCGCAAGTAGGTGAGTTTAGTTTTGTTGTATTGGCATTAGCGGTTAATTATCAGTTACTTGACGTTAAAACGAGTACCACTTTAGTGATGGTGGCCGTGTTATCTATGGCGCTTGCTCCTTGGTTGGTTCGTCACAGTGTCGATATTGCCAGAGTACTGCAAGGGCTTAAACCTAAGCCTGAAAAAAGTGAACCTATTGTGGTTAATGTTGATCCGGCTGACGATCTTGTTTTGATCCTAGGCTATGGGCGTGTTGGGCAAACGATCGCTAGATTTATGAAAACCGAAGCTATCCCTTATATCGTACTAGATTTAGATCCCAAACGAGTCTCGGAGGCCAGAACCGCAGGCGAGCCCGTCTACTTTGGTGATGTCTGTAAGCGCAGTATCCTTAAACAAGCACATGTACGGCACGCCAAACTCATTGTTATTACCTTTAGTAGTGGACGTATTCTAGAAGAGGTATTACCGCTGTGTCGTCAGTTGGCACCAGAGGCCAAAATTCTAGTGCGTACTCGTGATGATTCTGGCATGGAAGAGCTTGAAAAAGCAGGTGCTAGCCAAGTCATTCCTGAGACCTTGGAAGGGAGCTTAATGTTGGTCTCACAGGTACTGTATCAATGTGGCGTGCCGCTAGCCCGAATTTTAAAGCGCTTGGAATCTGAACGTCGTAACCATTATCAATATTTGCATGGCTTTTTCTCAGGAGCAGAAACAGACTTTACACTGGAGTTACTGCATGCTGTGGCATTACCTAAAGGCGCGAATGCCGTTGGGCAAACATTAGCTGATATCCCATGGGAGAAACTACGAGTTGAGCTCCGCGCCGTTAGGCGTGCAGGTGCTGAAGTGGAAAACCCTGAGCTAGACTGGCAGATAAAATCCGGTGATATTCTTATTTTGCTTGGAAAACCAAGACGAATAGAGAAAGCCGAAGCCTATTTACTGCAGGGCTGATTTTAAGGCACCGGTCTGGGAGATGACTTTTGCACAACATTATATTTATTCTGTTATTGCCGCTTATGTTTATTCAAGGTCGGTTAGTTAAAAAAAACACCCCTAAACTACCGGAGGCTGCAGGGACGCGCGTTGGCGAACTTGGCTCTGGACCAGAGGTTTCGTTATTGCTCTTGGGTGATTCTGCAGCTGCCGGCGTTGGTGTTAGCAAGCAGCGGCAAGCGCTCAGTGGCACTGTGACCTCTGGATTATCGGCTCACTTTAAGGTGTCTTGGCAGCTCTTGGCAAAGTCGGGGGCTAACACTGAACAGACGCTAAAAATGCTTAAAAAGAAGCATGATGAACATGCTTTGGATTTTGACATTGTGGTGGTCTCACTCGGGGTGAATGATGTACTTAGTCCTATTTCTGCTCGGCAGTGGCGGCGGAAACAATTAGAACTGGTTGAGTTCCTGACCGTTGCAGTGAAGTGTCGTCAATTAATACTCACGCAGGTTCCGCCTATGGGCGGTTTTCCTGCATTGCCGCAACCTTTACGTTGGTTTTTAGGTAAGCGTTGTGATGAGTTCAATCAACAATTAACTCAGTTGGCAACGACGGCGCCGTTCATATTGCTCGATTTTGGCGCTGAACTTCAACCCGAGTTGATGGCTGTCGACGGGTTTCATCCCGGGGTTCAAATTTACCAACATTGGGGCCAAAGTGTCGTAGACACTATCTTGCTTAAGCATCAAATGTCAGTTTAGTCTCAAAGTTAATATAGCCCCTAGGACCGTTTTGTGAAGCATAGGGGAATGTCGAGCGGTTGGTTGCTAAATCAGATGACAGTGCTAAAGCTATTTAATATCAAAAAACGTTTTGATATCGTCAATTTGGCACATTGCATCTTCATAGCCCAGTTCAATTAGCGCGCTACAATAACTCTGCTCAAATAACAGATAAGATCCAATACTTGAATCTGAGTGCTCATTGATCCCTAACGCCTTCATCATCATCTTGATAGCAAAGGGCATATCGTGAAAATAACGAGAGGCAATTGCGCTTAAGTCCTCACTCGGTTTAATCACTAGCGTTTCGATCTGTTTTAAGGGCAAACCTT from Shewanella sp. Choline-02u-19 encodes:
- a CDS encoding monovalent cation:proton antiporter family protein, yielding MEHSFLIQILLMLVVAIVSIAILRRAGLPAILAYLVTGIISGPSGFHWFSQHQMQSVAELGVVLLMFSLGLEFSVPRLWAMRRTVFGLGSAQVIVTAALSIVIALLCNLSVTESIVVGSAIALSSTAIVLKLLNEQGWLRRRHGELSVSVLLFQDIAVVPLLILLPLLASDGAPLLLTDVAYALLKGILAFIALMAFGKWALPRLFDEVARSRSNELFVLSTLVVALVTGAITQWLGLSMALGAFMAGMLLGESQYRRQLEADIRPFRDLLMGLFFISIGMLLDFQLVAQFWWQIILLLITVILGKALVVFALLKLAKESFRVSVSTALSLAQVGEFSFVVLALAVNYQLLDVKTSTTLVMVAVLSMALAPWLVRHSVDIARVLQGLKPKPEKSEPIVVNVDPADDLVLILGYGRVGQTIARFMKTEAIPYIVLDLDPKRVSEARTAGEPVYFGDVCKRSILKQAHVRHAKLIVITFSSGRILEEVLPLCRQLAPEAKILVRTRDDSGMEELEKAGASQVIPETLEGSLMLVSQVLYQCGVPLARILKRLESERRNHYQYLHGFFSGAETDFTLELLHAVALPKGANAVGQTLADIPWEKLRVELRAVRRAGAEVENPELDWQIKSGDILILLGKPRRIEKAEAYLLQG
- a CDS encoding SGNH/GDSL hydrolase family protein, with amino-acid sequence MHNIIFILLLPLMFIQGRLVKKNTPKLPEAAGTRVGELGSGPEVSLLLLGDSAAAGVGVSKQRQALSGTVTSGLSAHFKVSWQLLAKSGANTEQTLKMLKKKHDEHALDFDIVVVSLGVNDVLSPISARQWRRKQLELVEFLTVAVKCRQLILTQVPPMGGFPALPQPLRWFLGKRCDEFNQQLTQLATTAPFILLDFGAELQPELMAVDGFHPGVQIYQHWGQSVVDTILLKHQMSV